One Desulfobulbus propionicus DSM 2032 DNA segment encodes these proteins:
- a CDS encoding type Z 30S ribosomal protein S14: MAKKSLIAKAKRVSKFSTRSYNRCPLCGRARAYYRKFGICRLCFRKLASQGEITGVTKSSW; encoded by the coding sequence GTGGCAAAAAAATCACTCATTGCCAAAGCCAAGCGTGTTTCTAAATTTTCGACCAGATCCTATAATCGATGTCCATTATGTGGAAGAGCCCGCGCTTATTACAGGAAATTTGGCATTTGTCGGCTATGTTTTCGCAAATTGGCATCGCAAGGCGAGATCACCGGTGTAACTAAATCTAGCTGGTAA
- the rpsE gene encoding 30S ribosomal protein S5 has protein sequence MAEFKKSKDGIQEELIEKIVFINRVAKVVKGGRRFSFSAIVVVGDGHGKVGYGLGKANQVPEAIRKGIEQARKDMQHVSLTSVSIPHDVVGQFKSGSVMLKPASDGTGVIAGGAVRAVLEAAGVQNILTKCLGSNNPHNLVKATMNGLRRLRTAEQIAKLRNKTIEEIAA, from the coding sequence TTGGCTGAATTTAAGAAATCAAAAGACGGGATCCAGGAAGAGCTCATCGAAAAAATTGTTTTCATTAATCGAGTAGCAAAAGTAGTTAAGGGTGGTAGGCGGTTTAGCTTTAGTGCCATTGTCGTTGTTGGAGATGGGCACGGCAAAGTTGGATATGGTTTAGGAAAAGCAAACCAAGTCCCTGAGGCAATCCGCAAAGGTATTGAGCAAGCTCGTAAGGATATGCAACATGTTTCCTTGACATCCGTTTCGATCCCACACGATGTCGTTGGTCAGTTCAAATCAGGAAGTGTCATGTTGAAGCCAGCCTCTGATGGAACAGGTGTTATAGCCGGTGGTGCTGTCCGCGCGGTTCTTGAGGCCGCAGGGGTTCAAAATATTCTGACGAAGTGTTTGGGATCAAACAATCCTCACAATCTTGTCAAGGCCACTATGAATGGTCTCCGGCGTTTGCGCACAGCTGAGCAGATTGCTAAGCTCCGCAATAAGACTATAGAAGAGATTGCAGCATAA
- the rpsM gene encoding 30S ribosomal protein S13 has translation MARIAGVDLPRNKHMDRALTYIYGIGLTSARQILDKADLPYQMNSDDLSADDVNRIRTIIENSYVVEGDRRREVSMDIKRLMDLGCYRGRRHRRSLPVRGQRTKTNARTRKGPRRGAAVRKK, from the coding sequence TTGGCACGAATAGCTGGTGTGGATTTGCCACGCAACAAACATATGGACCGCGCTTTAACCTACATTTACGGAATCGGGTTAACTTCTGCTCGTCAAATTCTTGATAAGGCGGATTTGCCTTACCAGATGAATAGCGATGATTTGAGTGCTGATGATGTAAACCGTATTCGAACCATAATTGAAAATAGTTATGTGGTCGAGGGGGATCGTCGGCGCGAGGTGTCTATGGATATCAAGCGTCTGATGGATCTTGGTTGCTACCGTGGGCGCCGGCATCGGAGAAGTCTGCCTGTTCGAGGGCAAAGGACAAAAACGAATGCGCGTACGCGTAAAGGGCCTCGACGGGGTGCTGCGGTACGGAAAAAATAA
- the rpmJ gene encoding 50S ribosomal protein L36, with product MKVRSSVKKICSECKILKRKGVVRVACANKKHKQRQG from the coding sequence ATGAAAGTACGTTCATCTGTTAAAAAAATATGCAGTGAATGCAAGATTTTAAAGCGAAAAGGTGTTGTTCGGGTTGCTTGTGCAAATAAGAAACACAAGCAGCGTCAAGGATAA
- the rpsC gene encoding 30S ribosomal protein S3 produces the protein MGQKVNPVGLRINITRSWESIWYADKDYANNLHQDQLIRKYLKQRLFHAGVSRIVIERTGEKVKVKLFTARPGIVIGKKGTEIEGLKKDLETKFKRNCFIDIQEVRRPEADAQLVAENIASQLEKRIAFRRAMKKSINSALRFGVQGIKISCSGRLGGAEMSRTEWFKEGRVPLHTLRADIDYGTAEAKTTYGIIGVKVWIFKGEILADTEQVSEQPSQAN, from the coding sequence TTGGGACAGAAAGTCAATCCCGTCGGACTGCGGATCAACATCACACGCTCTTGGGAATCCATTTGGTACGCTGATAAAGATTACGCGAATAATTTGCATCAGGACCAGCTTATACGGAAATACCTAAAACAAAGACTTTTTCATGCCGGTGTATCTCGTATCGTCATTGAACGTACGGGAGAAAAAGTGAAAGTCAAACTTTTTACTGCACGTCCAGGTATCGTTATTGGCAAGAAAGGGACTGAGATCGAAGGGTTAAAAAAAGATCTCGAGACCAAATTCAAACGGAATTGTTTTATTGATATTCAGGAAGTACGTCGACCTGAAGCGGACGCGCAACTGGTTGCTGAAAATATTGCCTCCCAATTGGAGAAGCGCATTGCTTTTAGACGTGCCATGAAGAAATCAATCAATTCTGCCTTGCGATTTGGCGTACAAGGTATCAAGATTTCTTGTTCAGGTCGGCTAGGGGGTGCAGAAATGTCCCGCACGGAATGGTTCAAAGAGGGACGGGTCCCACTCCACACCCTTCGCGCAGATATTGATTATGGTACAGCTGAAGCCAAGACAACTTATGGGATAATTGGTGTCAAGGTCTGGATTTTTAAGGGTGAAATTTTAGCTGACACTGAGCAGGTTAGTGAACAACCTTCCCAGGCGAATTAA
- the infA gene encoding translation initiation factor IF-1, with translation MAKEEAIEVEGTIIEPLPNAMFQVELDNGHKVLAHISGKMRMHYIKILPGDRVTVELSPYDLTRGRVTFRAKGGKGKK, from the coding sequence ATGGCGAAAGAAGAAGCCATTGAAGTAGAAGGTACCATTATCGAACCATTACCGAATGCTATGTTTCAGGTAGAACTTGATAATGGTCACAAAGTGCTTGCGCATATTTCCGGGAAAATGCGTATGCACTACATTAAGATTCTTCCTGGTGATCGCGTAACCGTTGAGCTATCCCCTTATGATTTAACAAGGGGGCGGGTTACCTTTCGCGCCAAGGGCGGGAAAGGGAAAAAATAA
- the rpsQ gene encoding 30S ribosomal protein S17 has translation MSDHVKKTRQGFVVSNKMDKSVVILVERKIPHKLYGKYIRQRVKYMAHDALNQCQIGDLVMIEECRPLSKNKRWLVRNIIERAA, from the coding sequence ATGAGCGACCATGTAAAGAAAACACGTCAAGGTTTTGTTGTAAGCAACAAAATGGATAAAAGTGTTGTCATTTTAGTGGAAAGGAAGATTCCTCACAAACTTTATGGGAAATATATTCGACAACGTGTTAAGTATATGGCCCATGATGCCCTCAACCAATGTCAAATCGGCGATTTGGTGATGATAGAAGAGTGTCGACCTCTGTCTAAAAATAAACGATGGCTGGTTCGAAACATTATCGAGCGGGCCGCATGA
- the rpmD gene encoding 50S ribosomal protein L30, with protein sequence MDKIVTFTQIKSYIGSPKAVRATLIGLGLTKMYKTVTRKDTPELRGMLNKVQHLVKLED encoded by the coding sequence ATGGACAAAATAGTTACATTCACTCAAATAAAAAGTTACATAGGAAGTCCAAAAGCCGTCCGTGCTACTTTGATCGGATTAGGCTTGACCAAAATGTACAAAACAGTGACCCGTAAGGATACACCTGAATTACGCGGCATGTTGAACAAGGTCCAGCACCTGGTTAAATTGGAGGACTAG
- the rplV gene encoding 50S ribosomal protein L22 has product METRAVAKYIRISPQKARLVADVIRGMNAEKAVTTLRFMPKKAARVIRKVLESAVANADQMESIDVDTLYVKEITVDGGPMLKRFSPRAQGRATRILKRTSHITVVVDEA; this is encoded by the coding sequence ATGGAGACAAGAGCCGTCGCAAAATATATACGAATTTCCCCACAAAAAGCTCGCTTGGTTGCCGATGTTATACGAGGAATGAATGCAGAAAAAGCGGTCACAACCCTTCGTTTCATGCCCAAAAAAGCAGCTCGTGTTATTCGCAAGGTTTTGGAATCCGCAGTTGCAAATGCGGATCAGATGGAATCCATTGATGTCGATACCCTTTATGTGAAGGAGATCACTGTTGATGGTGGACCCATGTTGAAACGATTTAGTCCACGTGCACAGGGGAGAGCGACTAGAATTCTTAAGCGAACCAGCCACATCACTGTTGTCGTTGATGAAGCGTAA
- the rpsH gene encoding 30S ribosomal protein S8 gives MSMSDPLADMLTRIRNATKSRFNSVEIPLSTLKVSVARVLKNEGYISDYQIIKDGPQGILKLHLKYGAHNEIVISGIRRVSKPGHRRYTTSDNIPKVMSGLGIAILTTSKGVITDKEARTQNIGGELLCEVW, from the coding sequence ATGTCCATGAGTGACCCGTTAGCAGATATGCTGACTAGAATTAGAAATGCTACGAAATCGCGTTTCAACTCTGTGGAAATACCACTGTCGACTCTTAAGGTTAGTGTAGCGCGCGTTTTGAAAAATGAGGGGTATATTTCTGACTATCAAATTATAAAAGATGGTCCTCAAGGAATATTGAAATTACACCTCAAGTATGGTGCTCACAATGAAATTGTCATTTCCGGCATACGTAGGGTAAGCAAACCCGGTCATCGACGATATACGACCAGTGATAATATTCCAAAAGTCATGAGCGGATTGGGTATTGCAATTTTGACTACTTCAAAAGGAGTCATCACTGATAAAGAAGCTCGTACGCAAAATATTGGTGGTGAGCTTCTTTGCGAGGTATGGTAA
- the rplF gene encoding 50S ribosomal protein L6: protein MSRIGKQPIPIPAGVKIEIQGTHIKVLGGKGTLERDIRPEIEVVAYDNTLVCNPKGTSKKVMAFWGMTRSLIHNMVVGVDQGFSKKLMVEGVGYRASVSGNVLTLNVGYSSGVEYSLPAGISASVEKDNSIMLQGIDKELVGLVAAQIRGIRKPEPYKGKGIRYFDEHIVRKVGKAGGKK from the coding sequence ATGTCCAGAATAGGAAAACAACCAATTCCAATTCCCGCTGGTGTCAAGATTGAAATTCAAGGTACACATATCAAGGTGCTAGGGGGAAAAGGAACGCTTGAACGCGATATTCGGCCAGAAATAGAAGTCGTGGCATACGACAATACCTTAGTCTGTAATCCGAAAGGCACGAGTAAAAAAGTAATGGCTTTTTGGGGAATGACTCGTTCTTTAATTCATAATATGGTTGTCGGTGTTGACCAAGGGTTTTCTAAAAAATTAATGGTCGAGGGCGTTGGCTATCGAGCCTCTGTCAGTGGAAATGTCCTCACTCTGAACGTCGGATATTCTAGTGGTGTAGAATACAGTCTACCGGCAGGCATTTCTGCATCTGTTGAAAAGGATAATTCTATTATGCTTCAAGGTATAGACAAGGAACTCGTTGGACTTGTCGCAGCGCAAATCCGCGGAATACGGAAACCAGAACCTTACAAGGGTAAGGGTATTCGATACTTTGATGAGCATATTGTGAGAAAAGTCGGAAAAGCCGGCGGTAAGAAATAA
- the rplX gene encoding 50S ribosomal protein L24, producing MRHCSTNLRVNDKVEVITGKDKGRVGKILKIDREKNKVLVERINLIKKHQKAKDASQTGQIIERESSINLSNVMLVCPECAETVRIGKKVLEDGTKVRICKKCQATIESTK from the coding sequence ATGCGCCATTGTAGCACGAATTTACGCGTTAATGATAAGGTTGAAGTTATAACTGGAAAGGATAAAGGTCGTGTAGGTAAAATTCTTAAAATTGATCGCGAAAAGAACAAGGTTCTTGTTGAGCGAATTAATTTAATAAAAAAGCATCAAAAAGCCAAAGATGCCTCACAAACCGGGCAGATAATCGAACGCGAATCCAGCATTAATCTTTCCAACGTAATGTTAGTTTGTCCAGAGTGTGCCGAAACTGTAAGGATCGGAAAGAAGGTGCTCGAGGATGGCACTAAAGTTAGAATATGTAAGAAATGTCAAGCAACCATTGAATCTACCAAATAG
- the rplN gene encoding 50S ribosomal protein L14: MIQTETVLNVADNSGAKKVLCIRVLGGTKKRYAGIGDIIVVTVKEAIPHAKVKKGDVLNAVVVRTVKSIKRPEDTTVKFDENAAVLLANNGEPIGTRIFGPIARELRSLGFMKIISLAPEVL, encoded by the coding sequence ATGATTCAAACTGAAACCGTGTTAAATGTTGCCGATAATTCAGGTGCCAAGAAGGTGCTTTGTATCAGAGTATTGGGTGGAACGAAGAAACGATACGCAGGAATCGGTGATATCATAGTTGTTACTGTTAAAGAAGCCATTCCGCATGCAAAGGTAAAAAAAGGGGATGTTCTTAACGCAGTTGTTGTTCGAACTGTAAAATCAATTAAACGACCCGAAGACACTACCGTTAAATTCGATGAGAATGCTGCTGTTTTATTAGCTAATAACGGTGAACCTATAGGAACACGAATTTTTGGACCTATCGCCCGTGAACTTAGGTCACTGGGATTCATGAAAATTATTTCTCTAGCTCCAGAAGTTTTATAA
- the rplR gene encoding 50S ribosomal protein L18, translated as MAKTNPKVTARRKRVQRIRVKIFGTNERPRMSVYRSNKHIYAQIIDDVHHKTLVAMSSDSKIFDDAESINKCEKAKKVGLLIAEKAKAIGIDKIVFDRGGYLYHGRIKALSDGAREGGLEF; from the coding sequence ATGGCGAAGACAAATCCTAAAGTCACCGCAAGAAGAAAACGAGTTCAACGTATCCGGGTCAAAATTTTCGGTACAAACGAGCGACCTAGAATGAGCGTATATCGAAGTAATAAACATATATATGCTCAGATTATTGATGATGTCCACCACAAAACTTTAGTCGCGATGTCCAGTGATTCAAAGATTTTTGATGATGCAGAATCGATCAATAAATGTGAAAAAGCAAAAAAGGTAGGCCTTCTTATTGCGGAAAAGGCAAAAGCTATCGGAATTGACAAGATAGTTTTCGATCGGGGCGGATATCTCTATCATGGCAGGATCAAGGCCTTGTCTGATGGCGCTCGCGAAGGTGGATTAGAGTTTTAA
- the map gene encoding type I methionyl aminopeptidase produces the protein MTKSYTENAIIIKNSDEIAIMHKANQIVAGVLSLLESNITEGITTFELDKLAEEYCYDHHAKPAFKGYKGFPASLCASVNEEVVHGIPSKKKLLRSGDIVSLDFGVLYQGFYGDSAITVTVGNVSPTVERLLEVTRNALLRGIEQARVGNRVSDISRAVQNYAESYGFSVVRQFVGHGIGANLHEPPEIPNYVQRQASPRLVEGMVLAIEPMINMGGEKVKVLNDQWTVVTADRKPSAHFEHSVAVLSSGPLVLSERLPHIAY, from the coding sequence GTGACAAAAAGTTATACCGAAAATGCGATTATCATTAAAAATTCTGATGAAATAGCAATTATGCATAAAGCAAACCAGATAGTTGCTGGCGTGCTTTCCTTACTGGAATCTAATATCACCGAAGGTATAACAACTTTTGAGCTTGATAAATTGGCTGAAGAATATTGCTATGATCACCATGCAAAACCTGCTTTTAAAGGTTACAAAGGTTTTCCCGCAAGTCTCTGTGCATCAGTCAATGAAGAGGTAGTACACGGAATACCATCAAAGAAAAAACTTCTTCGATCAGGGGATATTGTATCTTTAGATTTTGGTGTGTTATATCAAGGATTTTATGGTGACTCAGCAATAACTGTAACTGTGGGTAACGTCTCACCAACAGTTGAACGTCTTCTTGAAGTAACTAGAAACGCTCTTTTAAGAGGTATTGAGCAGGCTCGAGTTGGTAATAGAGTTTCGGATATTTCACGTGCAGTTCAGAATTATGCTGAGTCATACGGGTTTTCTGTAGTACGTCAATTTGTTGGTCATGGCATTGGGGCGAATTTGCATGAGCCTCCTGAAATTCCCAACTATGTTCAAAGACAAGCTTCGCCTCGGCTTGTCGAAGGTATGGTGTTGGCAATTGAGCCTATGATCAACATGGGCGGAGAAAAGGTAAAAGTTCTTAATGATCAATGGACAGTTGTAACTGCTGACAGGAAGCCCTCAGCCCACTTCGAACATTCCGTCGCGGTACTTTCATCAGGACCTCTGGTTCTCAGCGAACGGTTACCCCATATAGCCTATTAA
- the rplP gene encoding 50S ribosomal protein L16, translating into MLSPRKVKHRKQHKGRMTGESYRGAELAFGEYALKAVGCGRMTAQQIEAARIAINRKVKRGGKLWIRIFPDKPITKKPAETRMGKGKGVPEYWVATIRPGRILYELKGIPEELAIEALRLASFKLPFPTTVISKSKTI; encoded by the coding sequence ATGTTAAGTCCTCGAAAAGTTAAACATCGAAAACAGCATAAAGGTAGGATGACCGGTGAATCTTATCGTGGTGCTGAACTTGCATTTGGTGAATATGCGCTAAAAGCTGTTGGATGTGGACGAATGACCGCCCAGCAGATAGAAGCTGCCCGTATCGCAATTAATCGAAAAGTCAAACGTGGTGGTAAATTGTGGATTAGAATATTCCCCGATAAACCTATCACGAAGAAACCCGCTGAAACACGAATGGGTAAAGGAAAAGGTGTTCCCGAGTATTGGGTGGCGACGATACGCCCAGGGCGAATTTTGTACGAATTGAAGGGAATCCCAGAGGAACTCGCGATTGAGGCATTGCGACTTGCGAGCTTTAAATTACCTTTCCCAACCACGGTTATCAGCAAGAGTAAAACGATATGA
- the secY gene encoding preprotein translocase subunit SecY has translation MSGLISAASIPDLRKRVVFTLLMLLVYRMGVQIPTPGINGEALTAFFEKNASTLFGMFNMFSGGALENFSIFALGIMPYISASIIIQLLTVVVPQLETLSKEGESGRRKITQYTRYGTVVLSIIQGFFIATGLEGMTSPNGVPIVIDPSLHFKLMTVLTLTSGTAFIMWLGEQMTERGIGNGISLIIFSGIVARMPSAVANTIELIKTGELSLIFVPLILALMFLIVAFIIFVETSQRRIPIQYAKRVVGRRVYGGQASHLPLKINVSGVIPPIFASSIMMFPATIGSFVHIDWVQRISAAFSPGTVYYYLLYVGMIVFFCFFYAAVSFKADDVAENLKKNGGFIPGIRPGKRTSEFLDSTLIRLTVVGAIYLSAVCVMPTLLIAELKVPFYFGGTALLIVVGVAIDTISQIESHLIMRNYDGFMKNNRIRGRN, from the coding sequence ATGAGCGGTCTCATCAGTGCTGCTAGTATTCCTGATTTACGCAAGAGAGTGGTTTTCACTCTCTTGATGCTTTTGGTCTACAGAATGGGAGTGCAAATTCCCACACCTGGCATAAACGGAGAAGCCCTTACCGCTTTTTTTGAAAAAAATGCAAGTACCCTTTTTGGCATGTTTAATATGTTCTCAGGCGGTGCCTTAGAGAACTTTTCCATATTTGCCCTTGGAATTATGCCGTATATTTCGGCGTCCATTATAATACAATTACTCACCGTCGTTGTTCCGCAACTTGAAACGCTTTCCAAAGAAGGTGAATCCGGTAGAAGAAAAATCACACAATATACAAGATATGGTACAGTCGTGCTTTCTATAATCCAAGGCTTTTTTATTGCCACTGGCTTAGAAGGAATGACAAGTCCCAACGGCGTTCCCATTGTAATAGATCCAAGTTTACACTTCAAATTAATGACAGTACTCACGCTTACCTCTGGCACTGCTTTTATCATGTGGCTCGGGGAACAGATGACTGAGCGTGGAATCGGCAACGGCATTTCGCTTATTATTTTCTCAGGAATAGTAGCGCGAATGCCATCTGCAGTCGCAAATACAATCGAGCTTATAAAAACAGGGGAGCTGTCTCTCATTTTTGTTCCCCTGATATTGGCATTAATGTTTTTAATTGTTGCATTTATTATTTTTGTTGAAACCTCCCAGCGCAGGATCCCCATCCAATATGCAAAAAGGGTTGTAGGCAGACGGGTTTATGGGGGGCAGGCCTCCCATTTACCTCTTAAAATCAATGTATCTGGTGTTATTCCCCCTATTTTTGCCTCGTCTATCATGATGTTTCCGGCGACCATTGGTTCCTTTGTTCATATAGACTGGGTGCAACGGATATCGGCTGCCTTTTCACCTGGAACAGTGTATTACTATCTTCTCTATGTGGGAATGATTGTATTTTTTTGTTTTTTTTATGCAGCAGTATCTTTTAAAGCAGATGATGTGGCTGAGAATTTAAAGAAAAATGGTGGGTTTATACCAGGCATTCGGCCTGGAAAACGAACCTCTGAATTTTTAGATAGCACATTAATTAGACTTACAGTTGTAGGAGCCATCTATTTAAGTGCCGTATGTGTTATGCCCACTCTTCTTATTGCCGAGTTAAAGGTTCCTTTTTACTTTGGCGGGACAGCTCTTTTAATTGTAGTTGGTGTAGCAATCGATACAATTTCGCAAATAGAATCTCACCTTATTATGCGAAATTATGATGGTTTTATGAAAAATAATCGGATACGGGGACGGAATTAG
- the rpmC gene encoding 50S ribosomal protein L29, whose amino-acid sequence MKAKELRSLAVDDLLKKNQEMREDLFRLRFKHSIRRLENSAKLSQLKKDIARVQTVLTQKQKGQSV is encoded by the coding sequence ATGAAAGCAAAAGAGTTAAGAAGTTTAGCTGTAGACGATTTGCTCAAGAAAAATCAGGAAATGCGTGAAGACTTGTTTCGGCTTCGCTTTAAGCATTCTATCCGACGGCTTGAGAATTCAGCAAAACTGAGTCAACTTAAAAAGGATATCGCAAGGGTCCAAACCGTCCTCACACAAAAACAAAAGGGCCAATCCGTCTAA
- the rpsK gene encoding 30S ribosomal protein S11 has translation MAKAGKVAAKVKKKDKKNVTEGIIFIYSTFNNTVVTISDRQGNALSWSSAGVLGFKGSRKSTPFAAQNALNDAVLKAKEHGLRKVEVRVKGPGPGREAALRALTTVDLDVSRIVDVTPLPHNGCKPPKRRRV, from the coding sequence ATGGCAAAAGCGGGCAAGGTTGCGGCGAAGGTAAAGAAAAAAGATAAAAAAAATGTCACAGAGGGTATTATTTTTATTTATTCAACCTTTAACAACACAGTGGTGACGATTTCCGATCGTCAGGGCAATGCACTGTCTTGGTCGAGTGCTGGAGTGCTTGGTTTTAAGGGGTCGAGGAAATCCACACCCTTTGCGGCCCAGAATGCATTGAATGATGCGGTGTTGAAAGCCAAAGAGCATGGCTTGCGTAAAGTGGAGGTCAGGGTCAAAGGCCCCGGTCCGGGTCGAGAGGCAGCATTACGAGCGCTGACAACGGTTGATCTTGATGTGAGCCGTATTGTTGATGTCACCCCTCTTCCTCATAACGGCTGCAAGCCGCCCAAGCGACGCAGGGTTTAA
- the rpsS gene encoding 30S ribosomal protein S19 has translation MARSIKKGPFVDDHLMKKVEQAQETGSRKVIKTWSRRSDILPEMVGLTFAVHNGNKFIPVYVTENMVGHKLGEFSPTRTYYGHASDKKGK, from the coding sequence ATGGCTCGATCCATAAAAAAAGGACCTTTTGTTGATGATCATCTCATGAAAAAGGTTGAACAAGCTCAGGAAACCGGATCTAGAAAGGTCATTAAGACATGGTCTAGACGATCTGATATATTGCCAGAGATGGTCGGTTTGACGTTTGCTGTTCACAATGGCAACAAATTTATACCTGTGTATGTAACTGAAAACATGGTCGGACATAAGTTGGGGGAATTTTCTCCGACGCGCACCTATTATGGCCACGCATCTGATAAAAAAGGCAAATAG
- the rplE gene encoding 50S ribosomal protein L5, whose product MGTLKEQYENELKSALQKSLAISNVMEIPRIEKIVLNMGLGDAVQNPKVVEKAAHELTLIAGQKAVVTRAKKSIATFKLREGMPIGARVTLRKDRMYDFLAKLIHIALPRVRDFRGISFKGFDGRGNFSMGVTEHIIFPEIDYDKIDQIRGLNITIVTSSKTDEGAKALLDAIGMPFRKK is encoded by the coding sequence ATGGGCACATTAAAAGAACAGTATGAAAATGAACTTAAATCCGCATTACAAAAATCATTAGCAATCTCTAATGTTATGGAGATTCCGCGGATTGAGAAGATCGTTTTAAATATGGGCTTAGGCGATGCAGTTCAAAATCCAAAAGTTGTAGAAAAAGCCGCTCACGAGCTAACGTTGATTGCAGGACAAAAAGCCGTTGTGACTCGGGCTAAGAAATCAATAGCGACCTTTAAATTGCGTGAAGGTATGCCGATTGGAGCACGTGTGACTTTGCGAAAAGATCGAATGTATGATTTTCTTGCAAAATTGATCCATATTGCTTTACCGCGAGTACGTGATTTTAGAGGCATTTCTTTCAAAGGATTTGACGGACGCGGCAACTTCTCCATGGGAGTGACCGAACACATCATTTTTCCTGAAATTGATTACGATAAAATTGATCAAATCAGAGGACTCAATATTACTATAGTCACTAGCTCCAAAACTGATGAGGGGGCTAAAGCTTTGCTGGATGCCATTGGCATGCCCTTCAGAAAAAAATAA
- the rplO gene encoding 50S ribosomal protein L15 — protein sequence MKLNTLAPSEGARKAKKRVGRGPGSGHGKTGARGHKGARARSGYSASPGFEGGQMPLHRRLPKRGFNNIFKKTYTILSLDELNRFDAGTVIDLNCLIDAGLVEPGQSVKILANGEITRALNVKIAQISSSAKEKIIAAGGTIEE from the coding sequence ATTAAGTTAAACACACTCGCTCCAAGTGAAGGCGCGAGAAAAGCGAAGAAACGTGTCGGACGTGGCCCTGGAAGTGGTCATGGCAAAACCGGAGCTCGTGGGCATAAAGGTGCTCGTGCACGGTCCGGATACAGTGCCAGCCCAGGCTTCGAGGGGGGGCAAATGCCTTTGCATCGTCGGCTTCCAAAGCGAGGATTTAATAACATATTCAAAAAGACATATACCATATTGTCGCTGGATGAACTGAACAGGTTTGATGCTGGAACCGTTATTGATTTAAATTGTCTGATCGATGCTGGTTTAGTTGAGCCTGGTCAATCGGTTAAAATTTTAGCCAATGGCGAAATCACGAGAGCATTAAATGTCAAAATTGCTCAGATTAGCAGTAGTGCTAAAGAGAAAATCATTGCTGCTGGTGGAACCATTGAGGAGTAA